One Paenibacillus riograndensis SBR5 DNA segment encodes these proteins:
- a CDS encoding AraC family transcriptional regulator, whose translation MKSICKAHGYKPPNLHKWGPGVRDVYALHYIVSGKGYLKTGHTTFPVETGESFIIFPHREVYYYPDPQDPWEYFWIEFNNGAETARLLSMIDFAPDSPVVKASPQDFKPLFHMVTTGGLEPFERERSDAGLHLLLSYYMEHYPSNKAFRKKDYVLSAREYIESNFWKASLSVLDVVEYVKIERSYLFRLFKEATGTSISGYLTDFRIQRACELLTTSQLSVKSLAYSVGYQDPMYFSKVFKKATSYTPSEYKKAFNAGSTAT comes from the coding sequence ATGAAATCAATTTGTAAAGCCCATGGCTATAAACCGCCAAATTTACATAAATGGGGCCCGGGTGTCCGCGATGTGTATGCCCTGCATTATATTGTAAGCGGAAAGGGCTATTTGAAGACAGGCCATACAACCTTTCCTGTGGAAACAGGCGAAAGCTTCATTATTTTTCCACATAGGGAAGTGTATTATTATCCTGATCCGCAGGATCCTTGGGAGTATTTTTGGATTGAATTCAATAACGGTGCTGAGACCGCACGCCTCTTGTCGATGATTGATTTTGCGCCCGATTCCCCGGTTGTGAAGGCATCTCCGCAAGATTTCAAGCCATTGTTTCATATGGTCACAACCGGTGGACTGGAGCCGTTCGAAAGAGAGCGTTCGGATGCAGGGCTACATCTTTTATTGTCATACTACATGGAGCACTACCCCAGTAACAAAGCTTTTCGCAAAAAAGACTACGTATTATCAGCAAGGGAATATATTGAAAGCAACTTTTGGAAGGCTTCCTTATCCGTTCTGGACGTAGTCGAATATGTGAAGATTGAGCGCAGCTATTTGTTCCGGCTGTTCAAAGAGGCAACCGGCACATCCATTTCCGGCTACCTAACCGATTTCAGGATTCAGCGTGCCTGCGAATTGTTGACAACTTCCCAGTTGTCTGTGAAATCGTTAGCCTACTCGGTTGGCTATCAGGACCCGATGTATTTTTCAAAAGTATTCAAAAAAGCAACCTCGTATACCCCGTCGGAATATAAAAAAGCATTCAACGCCGGAAGTACGGCGACTTAA
- a CDS encoding glycoside hydrolase family 27 protein, whose product MNKQLLGLKPPMGWNSWNTFTWDINEQLIREAADSIAAEGYKDAGYEYIVIDDCWSLKERDGDGRLAHDPTKFPNGMKALADYIHSKGLKFGMYSCVGTHTCAGYPGSFEHEFQDAASLAEWGVDFLKYDYCFKPRHMSGELLYKRMSLALKNCGRDILFSACNWGEDNVYHWIRESGAHMYRSTGDIQDNWDSIKSLALSQLDKACYTGAYCHNDLDMLVVGMYGGSNSDFIGSQIGGCSDVEYKTHFSLWSMMGSPLMIGSDIRKASQATRDILMNPDLIAINQDVEGRGAYRIKPEPQWFHTDDVFMLVKVLTDGDLAIGFFNLSDGQREMSLQFWDMGLPYASGKSLSLYDCWEHKEIGVFRERYAPVVPAHDCLIVRAKLV is encoded by the coding sequence ATGAACAAACAACTGCTTGGTTTGAAGCCTCCAATGGGTTGGAATTCATGGAACACCTTTACCTGGGATATTAATGAGCAGTTAATCCGGGAAGCGGCAGATTCCATTGCTGCTGAAGGATACAAGGATGCGGGGTATGAGTACATTGTTATTGATGACTGCTGGAGCCTGAAGGAAAGGGACGGGGACGGCAGGCTGGCCCATGATCCAACCAAATTTCCGAATGGGATGAAGGCGCTTGCAGATTATATTCATTCCAAGGGATTGAAATTCGGGATGTATTCTTGTGTGGGGACACATACGTGCGCCGGGTATCCGGGGAGCTTTGAACATGAATTTCAGGATGCGGCCTCACTGGCTGAATGGGGCGTCGATTTTTTAAAGTATGATTACTGCTTTAAGCCCAGACATATGTCGGGAGAGCTGCTGTACAAACGTATGAGCCTGGCGCTGAAAAACTGCGGCAGAGACATTCTGTTCTCGGCATGCAATTGGGGAGAGGACAATGTATATCATTGGATTCGTGAATCCGGCGCGCATATGTACCGGTCCACAGGGGATATTCAAGATAACTGGGATTCCATCAAAAGCCTGGCTTTATCGCAGCTTGATAAAGCATGCTATACAGGAGCCTATTGCCATAATGATCTGGATATGCTGGTTGTCGGCATGTATGGGGGCAGTAACAGCGATTTTATCGGAAGCCAAATCGGCGGTTGCAGTGATGTGGAGTACAAGACCCATTTTTCTTTATGGAGCATGATGGGATCTCCGCTTATGATTGGCAGCGACATCCGTAAAGCCAGCCAGGCTACCAGGGATATTCTGATGAACCCGGATTTGATTGCCATTAATCAGGATGTGGAAGGACGCGGGGCTTATCGTATCAAGCCGGAGCCACAGTGGTTTCATACGGATGATGTGTTTATGCTGGTAAAAGTGTTAACGGACGGAGACCTTGCGATAGGGTTCTTCAATCTGAGTGATGGCCAGAGGGAAATGTCGCTGCAATTCTGGGATATGGGACTTCCCTATGCTTCCGGCAAATCGCTGTCACTGTATGACTGCTGGGAGCATAAAGAAATCGGTGTATTCAGAGAAAGATATGCTCCTGTAGTTCCGGCTCACGATTGTCTGATTGTGCGGGCCAAGCTGGTCTAA
- a CDS encoding carbohydrate ABC transporter permease, translating to MSDNLTGLTPNAADHNSRYSKKIKMQVSATDKMISVTIYIVFSLFAFICVYPFYSIIINTISANDLSAKGEIVFWPKGIHFQNYVDVFKIPGLWNAFVISIGRTVIGTILTVGASAFLGFMFAQEDMWGKKFWYRFTIITMFFNAGIIPWYLTMRSLHLTNNFLAYILPSIVAPFFIILVKTFVESTPKELQQAASIDGAGTFTIFYKVILPISKPILATVAIFSAVNQWNSFQDTLLLVTDSKLYSLQFILYNYINQASSLSTMVNLQNAGSTAIASLSTKQTTTSIRMTVTIIVVAPILLVYPIFQRFFVKGIIIGAVKG from the coding sequence ATGAGTGACAACCTGACAGGACTGACGCCGAATGCTGCAGATCATAACAGCCGCTACTCTAAAAAAATTAAAATGCAGGTCAGTGCAACCGACAAAATGATTTCTGTTACGATTTATATCGTGTTTTCGCTCTTTGCATTTATCTGCGTATATCCGTTTTACTCGATTATTATCAATACGATCAGCGCCAATGATCTCAGCGCCAAAGGCGAAATTGTGTTTTGGCCGAAGGGGATTCATTTCCAGAATTATGTGGATGTATTTAAAATACCGGGACTGTGGAATGCGTTTGTCATTTCTATAGGGAGAACGGTAATAGGCACCATTTTGACGGTCGGGGCCTCTGCCTTTCTAGGCTTCATGTTTGCCCAGGAGGATATGTGGGGGAAAAAATTCTGGTACAGGTTTACCATTATTACGATGTTTTTTAATGCCGGCATTATCCCCTGGTATCTGACCATGAGATCCCTGCACCTGACCAACAATTTCCTGGCATACATCCTGCCGTCTATCGTAGCTCCATTTTTCATCATTCTTGTAAAGACGTTTGTAGAATCCACGCCGAAGGAACTGCAGCAGGCCGCCAGCATTGACGGCGCCGGAACTTTCACTATCTTTTACAAGGTGATCCTGCCCATCAGCAAACCGATATTGGCTACAGTCGCCATATTCTCGGCAGTGAACCAGTGGAACTCCTTTCAGGATACGCTGCTGTTGGTTACGGACAGCAAATTGTATAGCTTGCAGTTTATTCTGTATAACTACATCAATCAGGCCAGCTCCTTGTCCACCATGGTCAATCTGCAAAATGCCGGATCAACCGCCATTGCCAGTCTGTCCACCAAGCAGACCACTACATCCATTCGTATGACCGTTACCATCATCGTTGTCGCACCCATTTTGCTGGTTTATCCGATTTTCCAAAGATTCTTTGTAAAAGGAATTATAATCGGTGCAGTCAAAGGTTAA
- a CDS encoding response regulator transcription factor, whose protein sequence is MVYKVVLADDHFPVLEYLCASIPWDTLGLELSASCSDGKQAWEACLLHQPDILLTDIGMPAMDGLELIQKAREVNPQLQTIILSCHGEFEYAQKAVKLNVAEYILKENLQIDQVISVLTEAVSRLEVKMISKNNYLQMQKLVSQNHSAIRTRYIRMFVEQPVWDEAEWFGQAEVMGIRLQKGIPYLPVLAIPDRSYELERRFGGIVNMQFVMDNVLQEFLEIDGIIQFALTERQFILFIPFPRILIRNLYEDFRNKFLHVQKMSKLHLRMGISFFYGDATPSLIEIKKQILALLDSHALRFYTAEGAIMKLEPVKTTNEDLFIHYSEILQQLRDCIQNEDSSRVSAAVADIKNDIGAMKYPVESVKSWLLKMVMELELKYIVMQNFVNNFNSERHQRSIREFETLDQLMEWLEEFLKDKILMLRSIWKQNVRKEVAEAKRYVMNHIGEKVGMDEMARRLGLNPTHFSRLFKVETGLTFIEYVTKLKMERAQDLLNQTNSTIVEIAEQLAYDNVSYFIKLFRNFSGMTPVEYRKSI, encoded by the coding sequence ATGGTATATAAAGTAGTATTGGCCGACGATCACTTTCCTGTATTGGAATATTTATGTGCCTCCATTCCTTGGGATACTCTTGGTCTTGAATTGTCTGCTTCGTGCTCTGATGGCAAACAGGCCTGGGAAGCCTGCCTGCTGCATCAACCTGATATTCTGTTGACCGATATCGGCATGCCGGCGATGGATGGATTGGAATTAATCCAGAAGGCCCGGGAAGTGAATCCCCAGCTTCAGACTATTATTTTGTCCTGCCACGGGGAATTTGAATATGCCCAAAAAGCGGTGAAATTGAATGTTGCCGAATATATATTGAAGGAAAACCTGCAAATCGATCAAGTGATTTCTGTATTGACTGAGGCGGTCTCCCGTTTAGAGGTTAAAATGATATCCAAAAATAATTACCTCCAGATGCAGAAGCTGGTCAGTCAAAATCACTCCGCTATCCGGACGAGGTACATCCGCATGTTCGTGGAGCAGCCGGTCTGGGATGAAGCAGAGTGGTTCGGACAAGCCGAGGTTATGGGGATACGGCTGCAAAAAGGTATTCCATACCTGCCTGTGCTGGCAATCCCGGATCGCTCCTATGAACTGGAAAGACGTTTTGGCGGGATCGTGAACATGCAGTTTGTAATGGATAATGTGTTACAGGAATTTCTGGAGATTGACGGAATCATCCAATTCGCTTTAACAGAACGGCAGTTCATACTATTCATACCCTTTCCGCGCATTCTCATCCGAAACCTCTATGAGGATTTCAGGAATAAATTCCTGCATGTACAAAAGATGTCGAAGCTGCACTTGCGTATGGGTATTTCATTTTTTTACGGCGATGCCACTCCAAGCCTTATCGAAATAAAGAAACAGATTCTGGCGTTACTGGATTCCCATGCGCTGCGCTTTTATACTGCTGAGGGAGCCATTATGAAGCTGGAACCCGTTAAGACGACCAACGAAGACCTGTTTATTCACTACTCTGAAATCCTTCAGCAGCTAAGAGACTGTATCCAGAATGAGGATAGCTCCCGGGTTTCTGCTGCTGTCGCGGATATCAAAAATGATATCGGAGCCATGAAATACCCGGTAGAAAGCGTAAAAAGCTGGTTACTCAAAATGGTTATGGAGCTGGAATTAAAATATATAGTGATGCAAAACTTTGTTAACAATTTCAATAGTGAAAGACATCAGCGCTCTATACGGGAGTTCGAAACGCTGGACCAATTAATGGAATGGCTCGAAGAATTTTTAAAAGACAAAATATTGATGCTGAGATCCATATGGAAACAAAATGTCAGAAAGGAAGTGGCCGAAGCAAAACGTTATGTGATGAACCATATTGGCGAGAAGGTCGGAATGGATGAAATGGCCAGACGTCTGGGCCTGAACCCGACCCATTTTAGCCGGTTATTTAAAGTCGAGACAGGTCTCACCTTTATTGAGTATGTTACCAAACTAAAAATGGAGCGTGCCCAGGATCTGTTGAATCAAACTAACAGCACAATAGTGGAAATAGCAGAGCAGTTAGCATATGATAATGTCAGCTATTTCATAAAACTCTTCCGTAACTTCTCTGGCATGACTCCGGTGGAATACCGGAAATCCATCTAG
- a CDS encoding helix-turn-helix domain-containing protein yields the protein MDPEELATSLETVKWKLESPNSPYIPAHTARLLRRMEKAKLLLETTEMKIYEIADAVGYMELDWFYKKFKEYTGTSANEYRKQ from the coding sequence GTGGACCCGGAAGAACTGGCTACAAGCCTGGAAACCGTTAAATGGAAGCTTGAATCCCCCAATAGCCCCTATATTCCTGCACATACCGCCAGGCTGCTGCGGCGCATGGAGAAGGCGAAGCTGCTGCTGGAAACCACCGAAATGAAAATCTATGAGATTGCGGACGCCGTCGGTTATATGGAATTAGACTGGTTCTACAAAAAATTCAAAGAATACACGGGAACGAGCGCCAACGAATACCGCAAGCAATGA
- a CDS encoding ABC transporter permease subunit, whose amino-acid sequence MRSYSMKTNSIRKFLYISPFMVLLAVFAYYPLYGWVYAFFDYMPPIPLSQAPFVGLKWFRSLVENQVKVDQLLQVIKNTFGMSGLSILFSWLPMIFAIFLTEIKAVRFRKFIQTVTTLPNFISWVLVYSLAFSMFSSEGVVNGFLSQLGLTDSPVLFLQNSDHVWITMWIWATWKTLGWSAILYIAAIMSIDESLYEAAYVDGATRMQVIRHVVLPSMLPTYFVLLMLQIASFLNNGLEQYFVFQNAFNKDTIQVLDLYVYNLAMGGGSYSVSVAISMLKSLISVVLLFSVNGLSKMLRGEGIV is encoded by the coding sequence ATGCGCAGCTACAGCATGAAAACCAACTCGATCCGAAAATTTCTTTATATTTCGCCCTTTATGGTTTTACTTGCTGTCTTTGCATACTATCCGCTCTATGGATGGGTGTATGCCTTCTTCGACTATATGCCGCCGATTCCGCTGTCACAAGCGCCATTTGTCGGTCTCAAATGGTTCCGTTCCCTGGTAGAAAACCAGGTGAAGGTCGACCAGCTGCTTCAAGTCATCAAAAACACGTTCGGCATGAGCGGGCTGAGTATCCTTTTCTCTTGGCTGCCCATGATTTTTGCGATCTTCCTGACAGAGATCAAAGCGGTGCGTTTCCGCAAATTTATCCAGACCGTAACCACCCTTCCAAACTTTATCAGTTGGGTACTCGTCTATTCCCTGGCATTTTCCATGTTCTCCAGTGAAGGTGTCGTCAACGGCTTTTTGAGCCAGTTAGGTCTTACCGACTCTCCTGTACTCTTTCTTCAGAACTCGGACCATGTCTGGATTACGATGTGGATATGGGCCACCTGGAAAACATTAGGCTGGTCGGCTATTCTCTATATCGCGGCGATTATGAGCATCGATGAATCCCTATATGAAGCGGCTTATGTAGACGGTGCGACTAGAATGCAGGTCATCCGGCATGTGGTTTTGCCAAGCATGCTGCCGACTTATTTTGTGCTGCTGATGCTCCAGATTGCCAGCTTCCTGAACAACGGATTGGAGCAGTATTTTGTTTTCCAGAATGCATTCAACAAAGACACCATACAGGTATTGGATTTATATGTATACAACCTCGCCATGGGCGGCGGCAGCTATTCCGTTTCCGTAGCGATCAGTATGCTGAAAAGCCTGATTAGCGTTGTGCTTCTCTTTTCCGTAAACGGGCTGTCTAAAATGTTAAGAGGAGAGGGCATCGTATGA
- a CDS encoding basic secretory protein-like protein: MLKKQTILLSLFLLTIVFFASFFSIPARAADTSYPRNLAPIGTITVSDTSSPDAETKENASDRNYFSKWLVFSPTAWIQYEFPGQSTYALNSYKITSANDHPERDPQGWTLEASNDGVIWTAVDSRQNENFSYRFQSKSYSFSNTTAYKYYRFNFQCLSGTIVQLSEIELFDGSQETYAKPNPLISASGETLPDHGKANAFDGTSNSNWLTPQSSGWLQFDFGQQIVIDGYAFSAANSAPDSDPKIWDLKASTDNVNWITIDSRNSEDFRYRHQRNHYVLPTNQKAYRYYRFELYNHSGDTLQIGDVAFSRPDDAWHTVAPIIDMHNLDTTNGYLFDQAIPDPQSDILAVIRQVCNTLYASPADVPIRPRTLHVTIGNYDGVASVSGGPTDADLTISSRYLKSYADSGKPLRQEILGILYHELTHVYQFDDRGTPDIGYMIEGMADAVRFENGYHDRYSMTPGGTWHDGYGTSGNFFRWIDEKKHTGFLRELNASLNPFDGQTWTPAVFQQITGTDVDTLWNEYQVSLDKSQPTAPGDLTATNTTDTTVTLSWSASTDNLGVAGYNIYSNGIKISTTQSTNYKVNGLTTGSSYTFMVKAVDHSGNESSASNTITVIAKASNTATIYYRKGFATPYIHYQPDGEKWTTAPGVAMADSEYNGYSKSTITLGSATGLTAAFNNGSGMWDNNGGANYKFLAGVSTFINGKITSGFPHPDGVTIVISVPANTPANEDLYLTSNLTGWNTADANYKLTRNADGTYSIKLNVAAGTNIQYKITRGSWATVEVNSNGSDIANRSLTTTAGAPTVSISVQRWKDK, translated from the coding sequence ATGTTGAAAAAGCAAACCATACTGCTGTCCCTGTTTCTATTGACAATTGTTTTTTTCGCCAGCTTTTTTTCTATACCTGCTCGCGCTGCGGATACCTCCTATCCGCGTAACTTAGCTCCAATCGGCACTATCACTGTAAGCGATACGTCGAGTCCTGACGCGGAAACCAAAGAAAATGCGTCGGATCGAAATTATTTCTCAAAATGGCTGGTGTTTTCGCCAACAGCTTGGATTCAGTACGAATTCCCAGGCCAATCCACATATGCTCTGAATTCTTACAAGATTACATCTGCTAACGATCACCCCGAGCGGGATCCTCAAGGCTGGACATTGGAGGCTTCCAACGACGGCGTGATTTGGACCGCTGTTGACAGCCGGCAGAATGAGAACTTTTCCTACCGGTTTCAATCGAAATCCTATTCATTTAGCAACACGACTGCTTACAAGTATTACCGATTCAATTTCCAATGCCTAAGCGGGACTATTGTGCAGCTGTCGGAAATTGAGTTGTTCGACGGATCGCAGGAAACCTATGCAAAGCCGAATCCACTCATTTCAGCAAGTGGCGAAACCCTCCCTGATCATGGCAAAGCCAATGCTTTTGACGGTACCAGCAATTCAAATTGGCTGACTCCGCAAAGCAGCGGATGGCTTCAATTTGATTTCGGACAACAGATCGTCATCGACGGTTATGCGTTTAGCGCTGCAAACAGTGCTCCGGACAGCGACCCGAAAATATGGGATTTGAAAGCTTCTACCGACAATGTGAATTGGATTACGATCGACTCCAGAAACAGCGAAGATTTCCGTTATCGGCACCAGCGCAACCACTATGTGCTGCCGACGAATCAAAAGGCGTATCGTTATTACCGCTTTGAATTGTACAATCATTCCGGCGACACACTTCAAATCGGGGATGTTGCGTTCAGTCGTCCAGATGACGCATGGCATACTGTTGCGCCTATTATCGACATGCACAATTTGGATACGACCAACGGCTACTTATTTGATCAAGCCATTCCGGATCCGCAGAGCGATATCCTAGCCGTCATTCGTCAAGTTTGCAATACGCTATACGCAAGTCCGGCTGATGTACCGATTCGTCCGAGAACTCTGCATGTAACTATCGGTAATTATGATGGTGTAGCAAGTGTTAGCGGAGGTCCGACAGATGCGGATCTCACGATAAGCTCCCGCTATCTTAAAAGTTATGCAGATTCCGGGAAACCGCTCCGTCAGGAGATTCTAGGTATCTTATATCATGAACTCACACATGTGTACCAGTTCGATGATCGAGGTACGCCGGATATCGGCTATATGATCGAAGGGATGGCCGATGCGGTACGTTTTGAGAATGGCTACCATGACCGGTACAGCATGACACCGGGAGGCACCTGGCATGACGGCTACGGAACGAGCGGCAACTTTTTTCGCTGGATCGATGAGAAGAAGCATACCGGATTTCTGCGTGAGCTGAACGCGAGCTTAAATCCGTTTGACGGCCAAACCTGGACACCGGCTGTGTTCCAGCAAATTACCGGAACTGACGTAGACACCTTGTGGAACGAATATCAAGTTTCCCTGGATAAAAGTCAGCCGACGGCACCGGGTGATCTTACAGCCACAAACACTACGGATACCACCGTCACATTATCCTGGTCTGCATCAACGGACAATCTAGGGGTTGCCGGATATAATATCTATTCTAATGGCATCAAAATCAGTACTACACAGTCAACCAACTATAAGGTAAACGGACTTACAACCGGATCTTCATATACCTTTATGGTTAAAGCGGTGGATCATTCCGGAAATGAATCCTCAGCAAGCAACACGATAACCGTTATCGCCAAGGCCAGCAATACTGCTACAATTTATTACCGGAAAGGATTTGCTACCCCATACATTCATTATCAGCCTGATGGGGAAAAGTGGACGACCGCTCCAGGCGTAGCGATGGCGGATTCCGAGTACAACGGCTACAGTAAATCCACCATCACTTTGGGCAGCGCAACCGGGTTGACAGCTGCCTTTAATAACGGTTCAGGTATGTGGGATAACAACGGAGGCGCTAATTATAAGTTCTTGGCCGGCGTATCAACATTCATTAATGGTAAAATTACATCTGGCTTCCCGCATCCTGACGGTGTTACCATTGTAATCTCAGTTCCTGCTAACACACCGGCAAACGAGGATCTGTATCTCACTTCGAATCTTACGGGCTGGAATACCGCAGATGCCAATTATAAGCTGACTCGAAACGCTGACGGTACCTACAGCATCAAGTTGAACGTTGCCGCCGGTACGAATATTCAATACAAAATCACCAGAGGTTCCTGGGCAACGGTGGAAGTAAACAGCAACGGAAGCGATATCGCAAACCGTTCATTGACTACAACAGCTGGAGCTCCTACCGTTTCAATCAGCGTTCAGCGCTGGAAAGACAAATAA
- a CDS encoding glycoside hydrolase family 43 protein: MTTARKHDSVTYNNPIMPGFYPDPSVCRVGGDYYLVTSTFAYFPGVPIFHSRDLVNWKQIGNVLDRPSQLNLQGAGHSQGIFAPTIRYHEGKFYMITTNVTHGGNFVVTATDPAGPWSEPHFIQGAVGIDPTIFFDDDGRAYYLGTRPNSTGVRYDGNWEVWIQELDLETMELAGESYVLWRGAMVDVIWPEGPHLYKKDGIYYLMIAEGGTGLNHAVTVARSQKLTEGYAGNPNNPIITHRHLGKHYPIINVGHADLVQAEDGQWFMVMLASRPYGGGYSNLGRETFLASVTWEDGWPVVNEGRGILEEQGVMGLTPVPVEPQLRCDHFDSDKLALKWMFLRNPQADLYSLTERKGYLRLKLKPQTFKDQDNLSFVCLRQQHFDYTAAAVMEFEARSIHEAAGLAVIQNDKFHIRFERVLHDGRQALRVVTCVNGGETNVAQTDVEAQRLYLKMAARGQELSFYYSTDGDQYHLVAEHVDTSSLSTEAAGGFVGCCIGMYCTGNGTATDNVADFDWFEYGAY; the protein is encoded by the coding sequence ATGACGACTGCCAGGAAACACGATTCAGTCACATATAATAATCCAATTATGCCTGGTTTTTATCCGGACCCGTCAGTATGCCGGGTCGGGGGAGACTATTATTTGGTGACATCGACCTTTGCCTATTTTCCGGGTGTGCCGATTTTTCATAGCCGTGATCTTGTGAATTGGAAGCAGATCGGCAATGTGCTGGACCGCCCTTCACAATTGAACTTACAGGGAGCCGGGCACTCCCAGGGGATTTTTGCTCCAACGATACGTTATCATGAGGGCAAGTTCTATATGATAACGACTAATGTCACCCATGGGGGGAATTTCGTTGTTACCGCAACCGATCCTGCCGGGCCATGGTCGGAACCTCATTTTATTCAAGGCGCGGTTGGGATTGACCCCACGATTTTCTTTGATGATGACGGGAGGGCATATTATTTGGGTACAAGGCCCAACTCAACTGGAGTACGCTACGACGGCAACTGGGAAGTATGGATTCAGGAACTGGACTTGGAGACCATGGAGCTTGCAGGTGAGAGCTATGTACTTTGGAGAGGCGCCATGGTGGATGTGATTTGGCCGGAAGGGCCGCATTTGTACAAGAAAGATGGCATCTATTATTTAATGATTGCTGAGGGAGGAACAGGACTCAATCACGCAGTGACCGTTGCACGCAGCCAGAAGCTGACTGAAGGCTATGCCGGGAACCCGAACAACCCGATCATTACGCACCGCCATCTGGGCAAGCATTATCCGATTATTAATGTGGGGCATGCCGATCTGGTTCAGGCTGAAGACGGTCAATGGTTTATGGTGATGCTCGCTTCACGTCCTTACGGGGGCGGCTATAGTAATTTGGGGCGGGAGACGTTCCTTGCTTCAGTGACCTGGGAGGATGGATGGCCTGTAGTCAATGAGGGCCGGGGAATTCTGGAGGAGCAGGGGGTTATGGGGCTGACGCCGGTTCCGGTGGAGCCGCAATTGCGCTGCGACCATTTTGACAGTGACAAGCTGGCACTGAAATGGATGTTCTTAAGAAATCCGCAGGCGGATTTGTATTCATTGACAGAACGCAAAGGATATTTGCGGTTGAAGCTAAAGCCTCAAACGTTCAAGGATCAGGATAACCTCAGCTTTGTCTGTTTGCGGCAACAGCATTTTGATTATACGGCTGCCGCTGTGATGGAGTTTGAAGCGCGCAGCATCCATGAAGCGGCAGGGCTTGCTGTCATTCAAAATGATAAGTTTCATATCCGGTTCGAGCGCGTATTGCACGACGGCAGGCAAGCCCTGCGTGTGGTGACCTGCGTCAATGGCGGGGAGACGAACGTTGCGCAGACAGATGTTGAGGCTCAGCGATTGTATCTAAAGATGGCTGCGAGAGGCCAGGAGCTGAGCTTCTATTACAGTACCGATGGAGATCAATATCATCTGGTTGCGGAACATGTGGATACGAGCAGTTTAAGTACCGAGGCGGCAGGCGGATTTGTAGGCTGCTGCATAGGAATGTATTGTACGGGTAACGGTACGGCCACTGATAATGTTGCGGATTTTGATTGGTTTGAATATGGTGCATATTAA